AGACAataggatagatttattcttttgtatattctactagttgctcacaaacttgtgacaccaagtcttggcacacatattggtagactattcttttggggattGTATAACTATTTTTGTACATTACTAATTATCAAATGATTTTAACTTCAAATTTAGAAATTTCGGTACTTGTTTTAGTAAAGTGAAAATGAGCACTTATTAatacttccgcgttggcttgcctgacaagggtgttgggcgccatcatgacctataatggaattgggtcgtgataacatgctattagagcactaggttcacgtaggtatCACAACTCATGGGCAAACCttatagagtcttgtggatcagtacatagacgtctgtatttatcatcgagaggctatagggtgttaggaaaactactctttattcattccTATCGTGCAGTTTTTAGTTtactaaatttccctcttttattctcttacatatggtgaggacacacatGGATGATGTTCCATACCAGGGAGAAGCTGCTCCCaccgttgctagaggccgaggcagaggctgGGGAAAGGCACCTGCCCGAGGTAGAGGACGAGGGCATCCTAGAGCTGTCCCAGAAGCGCCACCAGCAGATCCTGCATGAGATCCtatcattgaggagcagggcgaggtgcccacAGCTGAGCCTACCCTGGCGGACTTTTTGAGAGCACCGGGTTTCTAGGAGACCATGGGTTGTATGTTGTggttcatggacaccatgactcaggctggtttatttccaatGAATCTAGCTACATCACAGGCGGGGGAGTGAGCACAGATCCCTACTTCTTAGGCTCCCATTCATGCATCTACAATGTATCAAACTCCTGATGCACTACTCGCGGATGGGGCTCAGCCAGTTACTGCAGTGGCGCCCGAGCCCAGACCAGCTGCGGATGGTGACTCACAAAatttattggatagatggactagacttcaccctgTTGTCTTCGGGGGTGAGCGTCATAAGGATGCCCACGACTttattgataggtgcagggacagactgcacaacatgaggatattggagtcgtaTGGGGTTgactttactacttttcagcATGAGCTATTCTTGGaaaggtatattccaccctctgagagggaagatctacggtatcagtttgagcatcttgagcagGGTTAGATGTCTGTGACAAATTATGAGGTGAGGTTTTctaagttgtctcgccatgcactcatgatacttcccacgGATGTAGAGAGAATGCAGAGATTTGTTGCAGGGTTGCACCCCGGTATTCGagctagcatggcccgagaggtggagataGGCACTGAGTATCAGCTAGTAGTAGAGATGCTCGCAAGATTTAGGGTTATCACCAGAGAGGTAGAGAGCAAAttcagcaggacaagagggcccAATTTtctggagagttcagaggtgccccagcTAGGGTAGAGGGAAGTTCGGTaggggtcagcccagcaggccCCCGTATTCAGCAGCACCACTACCTCGTTAAGGTGCTGAAGTGAGGCCTTATTTCAGTGCAATGCCAGAGAGTTCTTACAGTCCAGCAGCTATTTAGGGTTCCTCCAGCGGGTATTCTGGTCATCATGGTTCTTCCAGTGCTTACTTCAGTGCTATTCTAGAGAGTTCACATCGCCTACCAACCATTTAGGGTTCTTCTAGTGGATATTCGGGTCAGCATGCTCAGACTTCAGGGAAAAAGGCTATGGTGCCGAGAGGTTGCTACGAGTGCAGAGATccgggtcacatgaagaggaTCTGCCCCAGGCTTCGGAGCAAGGTAGTACAACAGAGGCAACAACCTATGATTTCAGCACCAGTTGCCCAACCGTTTAGAGGTCGGGGCAGACTGGTAGAGGCCAtcccagaggtggaggccatacAAGGAGAGGTCAACCAGCTACTGCTCAGTttggtggaggccagccagctggcgctccagccagattctatgctcTTACGgctaggccagatgcattggcctcagatgcggttatcacatgtattatttacgtctgcggtagagatgctttgtattatttgatccagtgtccacctattcatatgtatcatttctatttgctcatttcctggttatttctcctgagccttTAGGCACTTCGGTTTATGTGTCCACTCTTGtgggcgattctgtggttgtggatcggatttACCGGTGCTGTGTGGTCACATTTTGTGATTTCGAGACTAGAGTGGATCttctgttgcttgatatgatcgaaTTTGAGATCATACTAGGCATCGATTGGTTATCTTTATATCACAccatcctagattgccatgccaagactgttacattAGCAATGCCAGGGTTGCCGAAgatggagtggaagggttccacagttgatatatctagtcaggttatctctttcctgaaggctcaacatatggtcgagaaggggtgtttggcttatctggCTTATGTTAGGGACACTACAACAGAGTCTCTAATGATTGATTTAGTTTCAGTAGTCCAGGAGTTCGCCGATATGTTTCCTTttgatcttcctggcatgccaccggatcgtgatattgatttggctccaggcacccaacctatatctatcccaccgtatcgtatggctcctaaagagttgaaggagtagcttgaggagttgttggaaaaggggtttgttagacccagtgtatcaccttagggtgcaccagtgttatttgtgaagaagaatgatggcactatgcggatgtgcattgactaccgCCAGTTAaataaagtcactatcaagaacaagtatacattgcctcgtatcgatgatttgttcgaccaattgCAAGGTGCCAGGGTGTtatctaagatcgacttgaggtcagggtatcatcagttgaagattcgggactcggatgtcCCGAAGACTGCATTATGGACTAGacatggccattatgagtttttggtgatgtcctttggcttgactaatgccccagcaacatttgtagacttgatgaacagggtgttcaggccttatatttgattcctttgtcatcgtcttcattgaccATATCTTTATATTCTCACATAGCTTGGGGGAGCACGAGTAACATTTTaaagtagtgcttcagaccttgcgagagcagaagctatatgctaagttctacaagtgcgagttttggctagagtcagtggcattcttggggcatgttgtattagGAGAGgatattaaggtggatcccacgaatattgaggcagttcagagttggccacatcctacttcagtgaccaagatcaggagtttcctggggttagcaggttattacaaaTGATTTGTGCAGgacttttcatctattgcatcacctatgactagattgacctagaagggtgcccctttttgttggtccgatgattgtgaggtgagctttcagaagcttaagatagctctgactacagtactagttcttgtgttgccttccggtttTGGGATGCATATGGTATATTGCGACGCTTCGCACGTTGGATTGGGACGtgtattgatgcatgagggtTGAGTTCTTGTATATGCTTCGcgtcagctgaagattcatgagaagaattatcctgtgaacgatttggagttggccgcaattgttcatgctcttaagatatgaaggcattatctgtatggggtgtcatgtgtgGTCTATACTGACCATCGCAACTTACAACATTTGTTCtagcagagggatctcaatttgaggcagcgtagatggcttgagttactgaagaattataacatcaccattctttatcatccgggcaaggcaaatgtggtcgagGATGCCATAAGCAGGAAAGCAGAaggtatgggtagcttggcattcattccaacagaggagaggccactagctttggacattcagtccttggctaacagacttgtaaggttggatatttcagagcccagctgagttcttgcgtgtgttgttgctcagtcttaattattggggcagatcaaggcccgacagttcgatgatccacatttggtaGTTCTTAGAGAGACGGTGCTACTAGGAGGTACCAAGGTGGTTTCCATTGGCGAGaatggtgttttgcgactccagggtcgcctatgtgttcctaatgttgatggtctgagggagaggatattagaggaggcacacagttcgcgATATTCCGTTCATCCGTGCGCgatgaagatgtatcgtgacttgaaacaacattattggtggaggaggatgaaaaaagacatagtggagtacgtggctaggtgtttgaattgccaacacgttaagtatgagcaccagaggccgggtggcctacttcagcagatgcctataccagagtggaagtgggagcgcattactatggacttcatagttgggTTGCCCCAGACTTTAcggaagtttgatgtagtgtgggtcattgttgacaggttgaccaagtcggcacactttattccggttgtgactacttacacttCGAAGAGATTGGCTTAGATTTACATTCGAGAGATAGTcaggttgcacggtgtgcctgtttgcttcatatcagatagaggccctcaattCATTTCCTATTTCTGGAGAGTCGTTTAGAGTGAGTTAGGGACCCGTATAGAGCTTACAATTCATTCCGTCCTACACTGACGGCAATCTGAGCGGACAATTCAAATTTTGTacgacatgcttagagcatgtgtgattgactttggaggacaatgggatcagttcttgcctttggtagaggttgcttacaacaacaactatcagtccagcatcgagatggttccttttgaggctttatatggtcggcagTGTCGTTATCCTATcaggtggtttgagcctggtgaggctaagttatacgacATAGACTTGgtaaaggatgccttggataaggtgaagttgattcaggaaaggcttcgcacagctcaatccaggcagaagagttacgcagatcaGAAGGTgtgtgatgtatcattcatggttggcgagatggtcctcttgaaagtctagccaatgaaaggcattatgaggttcgggaGGAAGGTctagttgagcccaaggtttattgacccatttgaggtgttgaggcgagttggggaggttacttatatgcttgctttaccccccagattatcaggagttcatccagttttccATGTATCGATGCTGCGGAAGTATCACATCGgcttgtcccatgtgttagacctTAGTACTATTCAACTAGATGAGAGTTTGGGCTATGAGGAtgagccagttgccattgttgataggcAGGATccccagttgagatccaagaagATTTTTGCGGTAAAGGTCCAATAGAGGGGCCAACTAGTCGAGgtggcgacctgggagtccgaggaggacatgcggagcagatatccccatctttttcctagctcaagtacttttctatgtccgttcgaggacaaacatttaTTTAACAGGTGGAAAATGTAACAACCTgcctggtcgttttgctttttataaccccgtccccctaaataaaacttcccgcgcttgctttaactaatctACGACctgtggggatggttggttcgggatttggaagagtttgggttgaaataggctcatttgattccttaatcTACGACCCGGAtttgtattttgacggtcccggagggtccgtaggaaattatgggacctaggcgtatgtccggaatcgaatttcgaggtccctagcccgagtattgaatttttgttagaaattgttaaactgaaatccTAAAGATTTAGTGAAAATGAATAATGCTTGATCATATTGGTATCGGGACTGTCTGTTGGTTCCGAAGCTCGGTATATGTCCAATATTATATTTTAGTCTTgtatgtaaaatttggtaagaaacgggattgatttgacgtgattcggacgtccgattgTAAAGATAGGAATTTGAATGTTCTTAAGGGTTTCATGCGTTTTGGTGTTGACTCCAtggttttaggtgttatttcAGCGATTTGATCGCTCAAGCAAGTTTGTACAATGTTGTTGGATTTATGTGATTATTCGgagtggagccccgagggctcgggagagtTTCGGGCATAGGTTGGGAGTAGAAAAGCATACCAGATTTCTGGTGTTTTTGTTGGTGCTGcaaatctcgcaattgcgagatattGATCTGTCACTACCCAAAACGATGCTGTGACGGgtacccagtaccttactcaaccgagtaccaacgtaacatatctttcttattacatcatcatatacacgtgatcTACGGGCCTagcaggccaacataatcatttataaactcaaaacataggtcgacaaggccgtacaatccttcacgtacacgacatatgtctacaaccctctaagagtacataaatgtcaaaaaggtcgggacagagtcccgcaaTACAAAACAATACACGtccaaatcatactaaccaaacaagcaactccgaagcaaatggagcacaccaacatcttccgctgagctgataacctacttagagagctctcgacctgtctatcgggacctgcaggcatgaaacgcagtgtccccagtaAAAAGGATGTTAGTgcgaaaaatgtaccgagtatgtaagacacataaattagtacataacagacatagaagaaatatagacTAATTgtctcaacttgtaagtctggataactctgtatatCATAaaatacttttagcatcatgcatatgtgtatgaatgtcgtgttgtgcataggtacatgtttcataatatcatcagcctttgagggtatcccatcatatcatatcggccattgtgggcaaaatcatcaacgtatacactgattaggtggtggtgtgtatataacgccataaccttccccatatcccatatatatatatatatatacatatatacatacatatatacgcgtatataacgccatctggtcatgagtcaatgtacatgaatgcaatgcatgaaaattacGTTAATAAAACcttttggaatgtcataagaccattttgcctttgagtaatatcataaaagaaactctttcaactttcgtatgtttctgagacccatgaacagacgataaaatattatgacatgtggaaattcaagaacatagatatctctaatacttctgtgaatagaatcatttatgaaatttgtgcatttgcacgtttcgttcgtatcgtatggatcatgacaaaagaaagaagggatagctttaacatacctggACCGATTACCTTGATaattcctctaacacacgtcttgTGTTACGAATATATAACGGCGGattgaagtagggaaaaatccgtatgatattcttgagaacaATTATACAGGGCTTCGTCAGAATTTCAAAAACGTAACATTTCTGAGATGCTTACGAAAGTTTTGCTTGATCCTTGAAGTCTTGCATGAATTTTGTTGAAAGAGAATGTTAGTAACGTACTAAGGCAAattttctaacatttttggtaTAAGCCACTCTTTTAGAGAGGTCTTATGTTTTAATGGTGTGGGCCCCACTAATTTGGTGACTTAGCCATAAGTCTTACTAGGTTTTGACACCTTAATATGTGACTTTAAGAGTCACAATATGTTGTGGCAAAAGCTTCCACGTTTTTGTAAGTGGGGGGAAATTAATCTTATCTAacaatatatccccaattaattagataatgtcccgttacccgataattaatcaattacctgcaAAATTGATAATTATTTCCACTTACATAatatattactcacttttaaaaCACCCTATATACcgtactatcatggtcatgtggtaccttgtatggtactagttcataaataccaggtattttagctcggccGTATTTCAcgccaaaatgccaaactttgacgaaaattcattttctttgacttgcttcccctttcaccttcatgaatttacacATCACTTGagaaataacataatccttatcATCTCCAattaatcttttacttggactgatatcaattaccttacgacaaatttaacgtacaatacttcggGGTActacattgtcgtaacttaatactgcgaagtgtaacatcatcgtaatgtaatactgctgggtgaaacactatcgtaacttaatactgcgaagcataacatcatgataatataatactacaggttgtaacatcattgtaatatattAATGCAGAGGGTAACATCAGCGTAATACATTACTGTAGAGCATAACATCTACTGtggggcgtaacattattcccccctttggaacattcgtcctcgaatgttgactgatgcacttatcattttcataacttatatcttccgaatactttagaacttttcttgccatctaggcaactgttctgtgaataagtccaaagtccagggcattcccccttatgcctccttctcacaccacaacttgtagccAGAATCCTTCCAAtatcgtaactgttgctaccttcatCATGCAACGTGTACGATTTTGACATTGTAAGTGTGTCCAATCTCTAagcttcatatgtagagcttgataagatgtccctttgggcatctatgagtatattgaagttcttcgctcggtactttgttgaattcacaatTATTGCCATATCttatcgcataggtccgtttagccatccgtatgaatttactgctgagttctgctaccaaatcccatcTTACTCTCATAGCTTATTCAATatgtataaatctcagtcctttaatgCTCTTTCATTATCGTTCGTCTTAAGAAGGATGGcgtaatctcatgtcatactttgttaCTTGTATCTGTCCATTGTTAATTAACCTCAATCTTGATCTACAGTCCTccacttgaagacttgaaacttcttacgtaatacattgctgCTAGGTAttacgttgcattgaggaatatttgaagttaTTTCCATattcgtatttcatagtgtctcagtGTGTTTCACCTTATAGGGGGTATCCTAATCTCGTGCTGTCGGtgaaatattttctccttctcttcttctcttttttttttcaaatcattattcaaacgaaggctcaaacgtcatcctttatctatcacaattataccctcattttttaccaggtcagcatttcattcttttTAAATGTTATTAATCATAGACTCCTTCGAGTTCATTCAAGTTATACTGAACTTTCagtaacttagagaaaccattatctctcttgttttcatggacttatccattctcatcacATTTTCACTTGCCTTTTGCTCATCCTTACTCATATTTTCCTAAAaatttgtcgctctaccatactttagcttgcgacctatatgtatccatttatactactcgcaactttccttcaatTTGCTTGCTCCAtggatttccttatgttattctggaacgtcaagcgaTACATCACATCATTTCCAActcttctctactctcttaactagatctctcagtacttagaaaccataggtggGAAGACATGCcgctgacgatgccgctatcattcctggttattggatccccgtgcttatagccttctatccgaagtatggactattcacaaacttttgcctttgagtatctcgtacattgttcacctttaccttacttaccttaaaatctcgcatcatatcttctatctctttcctgacctcccttccacctaggtgtaattcatgtCCTTAacctgaagctctattataatactcgcaactgatacatacacaatccggtgggagctttgtactgacttcttatgaggctggtacttcttctaattggcttccttgtagagccattatagattatagttgttgtgttatttctcttgaacatatgatattaagagtgattctgtcatgttcccaagcacaacttctataatttttctaggtccaataattagactcatgatttacttgggtgatgtaattctttagtttctcttccttctgattagcctttatgtaggcttaagctatcttccgatctgtggcttaTGGTATCaattattaccttagcctttcatgggcgttatggaatatccatgatacaatttTCTAACaactcaatcctttgtctatgccctgtctcaattctttcttttaacttataccgaagTCATcaatggctgtatgattgtcaacaaatatgcttcctggataatgctccaaaatcttgagtgtatctaTAACGTgctaactctggatcattaatcgaataattcctttcgttccatctcaTCTTTCATTAAACATGTGCAATTTCTTTTCctagtctttctgccccttgttgcatacttaactcatcctagttcccacacatgccagaatttttgtgcaactcatatagtcTCGAATATTACCTTCGATCTTTCTCCCCATTCATTAGCCAGGGTAGGTGCCCCTTTCTTAGGTAGTGCATACAACGTTGTCTTTGAGACTATTGTCatacgaccatttcctctttaggtcattgtacCGAGGTTAaatccttcttccttatttctccAGATAGTCTTTCGTCGTAGTAATTAGGGAAGACcctttgactcttgtaaagttgtgagcctattacattgtatactcgacAAACCTTCtaatgtccttccttgcctatacttatccgtcgttacttatctccacgcccttattcttgtagggttgcttctgaactgatattttgactgtctttccagtggcactttcttttatctccGTAACACTTATAAAGTACCTTTAATTACCctaactcctatttgaatatatctcaagtattgtAATGACATTACTGCAAGACTAAATTCTCCAGGTTGGGGTTTACGATATTTATCTTctatgatctgctgatttgtctgtaacttcttgtctagtcatgattaggctcttcctgaatcaacaaATAACTGCTCGGCGGCCCATTCTCATGtccatattccgcgtaatctttcttgggttacttcatttatcttaacttacctcacgtactggctcgttatctatcaataacatcccaggTAGGAACCATTACTTATTTTTTTATCCTTGACGTCGTGCCTACATAACATTCTGGAATCATGGCATATCTATAACATTTGGATAGGTGCAATatcatccctttcttatttttatctcattcttcctttatcattccatattcccccctttagggaagtactaagacttggagctatgacgacctgcctatagatgtttttcctttaCATCTTTGgtgtcctttcacatcatcaatgacccttactcgccttacggtaatccttctgtaccaaggataacaaaattcctcactcgcgatggtgacacttgGCACacacagtcccttaagcttaactttgctcatatagcttgctttagggaagcgtctccctgaatgaccattctcttaattcatcatggatcttcttctatTGCCCATTCTATTATCGCTAGAACGAAATCTGAAaatctcatgatgccgactattattaaatcactcagtccttaattcatgtttagtttatcttgtttaccaacCTATTCTGatctctattattctggggtctatcttttcctattggtaatcatgttagagtcacgaacttacttcttgaaatgaggatatggcttcatggcctatactcttttattttcttgaggcctatcacctctcgtctcttccttcacctAACTATGAACCCGGTAATACCGTCATCTTTTtgatctaccattgtcatccatgtattgCATCTTACTCATAactcttccttatctctcttctcattactctactaatatttctgcatatccccctttttttgtgaaaacttcaacacgacattcttttgcttttagctctccTTTGCTCCAttcactggctcttcgggttgcctagcaTTATCTCTTTACTAGGGATAGGAGTCATACTAAGACAATATTTATCCTTTCCAGACTTCCAGCGCCTATCTTTGTAACACTCATATCTAGTGGTACTATTTTAAAATACACCATCTAGGTgtttcacaaggagatctattagcacttttttacaatatccttcgaaattgtcaactaacgcaaaccatCCATTTACAAATTTGGGTTaccctaaccccagccggatcttgaTATCCCGTCATTTTCTAAACTATACATGTTAGCCCCCACAAGGCATAAAtggaatgggtgtgaccaattgtacatacctctgttactgctgaatataactcaaaaatcttAGGTTCCCCTTCCTGAATTATGaacactgttaaccttcattaactgggtgccttgtacccttcttcatcttgcttctttttcttgttgaaacttttatttatcttcttaatctctcattgtctttcaccattaaAATGGATACGCATTAtttccttaaggcttcttatcaggaatctTACACCTTTCAGTAGACCCATGATATGCTagagacctcacatttacttatcataggcatcatacaaaaatccaattcctctgacttagctcttccataaccatttctctttccaaccttctttccggatgcaggtatcatcttattatgagtaaaatagaatt
This genomic stretch from Nicotiana sylvestris chromosome 9, ASM39365v2, whole genome shotgun sequence harbors:
- the LOC138878434 gene encoding uncharacterized protein, which translates into the protein MLRACVIDFGGQWDQFLPLVEVAYNNNYQSSIEMVPFEALYGRQCRYPIRWFEPGEAKLYDIDLVKDALDKVKLIQERLRTAQSRQKSYADQKVCDVSFMVGEMVLLKV